In Neisseria animalis, a single window of DNA contains:
- a CDS encoding ESPR-type extended signal peptide-containing protein: MNKIYKTKYDEATGRIVVVSELAANKGKTSSKEGSSATGARRTVSRMMVALIGAFAISQTAFAATAADGLISIHEGTNTAAVSNGGSAIAVGSGATARGEGSVTIGKAAVGTLNSVVIGPGARSDIPGDETTMGGNATTDGNVVIGKNAYGGSETDDIGGLIAIGKGSSSTANHGIAIGEGAIAKPTSTNEADSIAIGFNALASRQSSTALGTDATASGTYATSLGKGSDATGHSATATGTDAQATANNAVATGSDAKATNSSAVATGNAALATGIYSTATGALAKATDQNSSAYGSETTASGYASTALGNKSTASGNESTAVGTGALADKKGAVATGYKSNATGIYSTAAGAQSEATAQNSSAYGSETTASGYASTALGNKSTASGNESTAVGTGALADKKGAVATGYKSNATGIYSTAAGAQSEATAQKASAFGSESSANGYASTALGNNSTASATDSTAVGAGSSATATSATALGEGSVANGKYSVALGANSVTSTTKTANTAGMSYYDQVEINGVEYEGWAGLGRNFEGAQPISVVSVGDVGAERRIQNLAAGLIAKDSTDAVNGSQLFSLAAKVKNGYTHVNDGTQEQYDDWFSVTQADIDAKQAEVNAATNMEVRAELQEELNNLKEKFARIQEKQANNAGLYHQIGGATGTYSMTMGVNASATADNAISLGHNAKATEANSVALGAGSTTVAATPTSSATIGDVTYSGFAGKTPAGVVSVGDVGAERQIQNVAAGQITATSTDAINGSQLYQVIDKTNQDIKAAKTEVTGEGLAQVTTSTGDNGQTIYNVNVPKAGDATFTAGQVNVEGGDTTVFTADQVVNAINNSGWNVTAAENGTNELVQPGETVTFAAGKNMTLVQEGQTFTYATKDDVNFNSVQFGDTGPKITADGGNLKVEGPNGDSVNITNVKAGENDTDAVNVKQLKDTVAESKETVVSTDKSVDIKTGTNANGAAEFDLSVKTDNKTLEKDSETGELKVKTIDLTVNGGKVADAGDTTSLITADEVAKTINESGWYVTSEGGSSELVQPGETVTFAAGKNMTLVQDGQTFTYATKDDVNFNSVQFGDTTGPVISSNTDGAIHLGEGSTTGGPVQIVNLKSGLENPDGSTFSIADAAGDQLNNAVNVGDLKTTVKEVSADAYGLKDENGNEFKQDLGTTAQIKGDGNINTNVVTNEDGSKALEVSLSHKVDIGPGKDGQDGSLGVNGADGDSVTITPEAIVFHGKNGEDGQSGSLKMVDGLPGLDGANGLDGRDGESELRLEFDGKQLATLEDGLRFTGNNDVENKHNSTVWLPLKAKA; this comes from the coding sequence ATGAATAAGATTTATAAAACAAAATACGACGAGGCAACCGGTCGGATAGTTGTAGTATCCGAATTGGCTGCCAATAAAGGGAAAACTTCCAGCAAAGAAGGCAGCAGCGCAACAGGCGCGCGCCGTACCGTAAGCCGCATGATGGTTGCGCTGATTGGTGCATTCGCCATTTCTCAGACGGCCTTTGCAGCAACAGCGGCTGATGGTTTGATTTCTATTCATGAAGGCACTAATACTGCTGCTGTATCTAATGGTGGCTCTGCAATCGCTGTGGGTAGTGGTGCTACAGCAAGGGGTGAAGGCTCTGTAACCATCGGTAAAGCTGCTGTGGGTACATTGAACTCCGTAGTAATCGGTCCCGGCGCAAGATCAGATATTCCGGGCGATGAAACCACTATGGGTGGTAATGCAACTACAGACGGCAATGTGGTAATCGGTAAAAACGCTTATGGTGGTAGCGAAACTGATGATATTGGTGGTTTAATTGCTATCGGTAAAGGTTCAAGCTCAACTGCTAACCACGGTATTGCTATTGGTGAAGGTGCAATTGCTAAGCCAACTTCTACAAACGAAGCTGACTCTATCGCTATCGGTTTTAATGCACTTGCAAGCAGACAGTCTTCTACTGCATTAGGTACAGATGCAACAGCAAGTGGTACTTATGCGACTTCTTTAGGTAAAGGATCTGATGCTACAGGTCATTCTGCAACAGCAACGGGTACTGATGCACAAGCAACAGCTAATAATGCTGTTGCAACAGGTTCTGATGCAAAAGCAACAAACTCAAGTGCGGTTGCAACAGGTAATGCAGCATTAGCAACAGGTATTTACTCAACAGCAACGGGTGCTCTGGCAAAAGCTACTGACCAAAACTCAAGTGCTTATGGTAGTGAAACCACAGCAAGTGGCTATGCTTCAACAGCTTTAGGTAATAAATCTACAGCATCTGGCAATGAATCAACAGCTGTGGGTACAGGGGCTTTGGCTGATAAAAAAGGTGCGGTTGCAACGGGTTATAAATCTAATGCAACAGGTATTTACTCAACAGCAGCAGGTGCTCAATCAGAAGCTACTGCTCAAAACTCAAGTGCTTATGGTAGTGAAACCACAGCAAGTGGCTATGCTTCAACAGCTTTAGGTAATAAATCTACAGCATCTGGCAATGAATCAACAGCTGTGGGTACAGGGGCTTTGGCTGATAAAAAAGGTGCGGTTGCAACGGGTTATAAATCTAATGCAACAGGTATTTACTCAACAGCAGCAGGTGCTCAATCAGAAGCTACTGCTCAAAAGGCAAGTGCATTTGGTAGTGAATCTAGTGCAAATGGCTACGCTTCAACTGCGTTAGGTAACAACTCAACAGCATCTGCTACTGACTCAACTGCGGTGGGTGCAGGTTCTTCAGCAACTGCAACATCTGCAACTGCATTGGGTGAAGGCTCAGTTGCTAACGGCAAATACTCTGTTGCCTTAGGTGCGAACAGTGTAACCAGCACGACAAAAACAGCAAATACTGCCGGTATGTCTTACTACGACCAAGTAGAAATCAACGGCGTAGAATACGAAGGCTGGGCAGGCTTGGGTCGTAACTTTGAAGGCGCACAACCGATTTCCGTGGTTTCTGTCGGTGATGTCGGCGCAGAACGCCGTATCCAAAACTTGGCAGCAGGTTTGATTGCCAAAGACTCTACCGACGCGGTAAACGGTTCTCAGCTCTTCTCTCTGGCCGCCAAAGTGAAAAACGGCTACACCCACGTTAACGACGGTACTCAAGAGCAATATGACGACTGGTTCAGCGTAACGCAAGCCGATATTGATGCAAAACAAGCAGAAGTAAATGCTGCAACCAATATGGAAGTGCGTGCGGAATTGCAAGAAGAGTTGAACAACCTGAAAGAGAAGTTCGCTCGTATTCAAGAAAAACAAGCCAATAACGCAGGTTTGTACCACCAAATCGGTGGCGCAACAGGCACATACTCCATGACCATGGGCGTAAACGCCTCTGCCACCGCAGATAACGCTATTTCTTTGGGTCATAATGCCAAAGCAACTGAAGCCAATTCGGTAGCCTTGGGCGCAGGCTCGACCACAGTTGCCGCCACTCCGACTTCAAGCGCAACTATTGGTGATGTTACTTATTCAGGCTTTGCCGGTAAAACACCGGCAGGTGTGGTATCTGTTGGCGATGTTGGCGCAGAACGCCAAATCCAAAACGTTGCCGCAGGTCAAATTACCGCAACCTCAACCGATGCCATCAACGGTTCGCAACTGTATCAAGTAATCGACAAAACCAATCAAGACATCAAAGCGGCTAAAACCGAAGTAACCGGCGAAGGTCTGGCGCAAGTAACCACCTCGACAGGCGACAACGGTCAAACCATCTACAACGTAAACGTACCGAAAGCGGGCGATGCAACCTTTACCGCAGGTCAGGTAAACGTTGAAGGCGGCGATACCACCGTCTTCACCGCAGACCAAGTGGTTAATGCCATCAACAACTCAGGCTGGAACGTTACCGCAGCTGAAAACGGCACCAACGAGCTGGTACAACCGGGCGAAACCGTAACCTTCGCCGCAGGTAAAAACATGACCTTGGTACAAGAAGGCCAAACCTTCACTTACGCCACTAAAGATGATGTGAACTTCAACAGCGTACAGTTTGGCGACACAGGTCCTAAGATTACCGCTGACGGCGGCAACCTGAAAGTAGAAGGTCCGAACGGCGATTCAGTCAACATCACCAACGTCAAAGCGGGTGAGAATGACACAGATGCTGTTAACGTGAAACAGTTAAAAGACACGGTAGCGGAGTCAAAAGAAACTGTTGTATCAACCGACAAGTCAGTAGACATCAAGACAGGCACCAACGCCAATGGTGCGGCTGAGTTCGACCTGTCCGTTAAAACCGACAACAAAACGCTGGAAAAAGACTCTGAAACAGGCGAGTTGAAAGTTAAAACCATCGACCTGACCGTAAACGGCGGTAAAGTAGCCGATGCCGGCGACACCACCAGCCTGATTACCGCAGACGAAGTGGCGAAAACCATCAACGAAAGCGGTTGGTATGTAACTTCAGAAGGTGGTTCAAGCGAGTTGGTACAACCGGGCGAAACCGTAACCTTCGCCGCAGGTAAAAACATGACCTTGGTACAAGACGGTCAAACCTTCACCTACGCCACTAAAGACGATGTGAACTTCAACAGCGTACAGTTTGGCGACACCACAGGTCCTGTCATCAGCAGCAACACAGACGGCGCAATCCATCTGGGTGAAGGCTCGACCACAGGCGGCCCGGTACAAATCGTTAACCTGAAGAGCGGTTTGGAAAATCCTGACGGCAGCACCTTCAGCATAGCTGATGCCGCAGGCGACCAGTTGAACAACGCCGTAAACGTAGGTGACCTGAAAACAACCGTTAAAGAAGTGAGCGCCGATGCCTACGGTCTGAAAGACGAGAACGGCAACGAGTTCAAACAAGACTTGGGTACAACCGCCCAAATCAAAGGTGACGGCAACATCAACACCAACGTTGTAACCAACGAGGACGGCAGCAAAGCCCTCGAAGTGAGCTTGTCACACAAAGTGGACATCGGTCCGGGCAAAGACGGTCAAGACGGCTCGCTGGGCGTTAACGGCGCAGACGGCGACAGCGTAACCATCACCCCTGAAGCCATCGTCTTCCACGGCAAGAACGGCGAAGACGGCCAAAGCGGCAGCCTCAAAATGGTTGACGGCTTACCGGGCTTGGACGGCGCCAACGGCTTGGACGGCCGCGACGGCGAAAGCGAACTGCGTCTTGAATTTGACGGCAAACAACTGGCCACGCTGGAAGACGGCTTGCGCTTTACCGGTAACAACGACGTTGAGAACAAACACAACTCAACAGTCTGGTTACCATTGAAGGCGAAGGCGTAG
- a CDS encoding AsmA family protein yields MPDRLFNANKHRLKLAAFGATAAVLLFVGMSASVYHIFSPERIQAWADQALQNTRRTIRFDSEIGRSWFPRPTLTLHNIIISRPDRRDAAIRIKRTQIGFAWQSLWQRQPIIEKWIIDHAEASIQQNQDRSWSIQDLAERRSAAVNRLIIANSRLQIQTPAGSQTIQALNLNLQAEKADGRRFQISGTLPHQTHPVTWQGQGVWKAEAQSWRIPDFRLQAQGRLQNQPLEIQAEAALQWQPQQHRLQAAHTIISADSSHQNLHLTAQIPQWELTPERLHINTLSSTLTAADQHSRWSATLTLDKANLRPKVATIAAAEIKGSHQTVYHQTQFTAAAPLLWQQGAGIETKPLKLTLRRQTLTEPTAPHFNTDLQGSLNIAPDQSWQGAFQGLFDRSPAVLNLQGRRNPAGIAQIEAAVALQKLNLTPYWQEISQANPEYPAWLAQPNAPQIAANLRIGSIQLPRAQMDNLTAQIRANSKELAVSPFQAELYGGKTNGTFSLSNTQPLRYRLQQHISGVHIRPLLQDTFNFRNLSGTAQAAIDLNAQNIRPISQTLSGSINLDITDGIWHGIDLHNILQSGKINQTAQNPQTPFTRFTYQSNIQNGIGSHQNTRLYAESLHALSSGHTDFARNKLNETLIIYNPRNPQAKPIPLQISGSLDNPALTLDYRRLTQGMHTPAEKQKAIAQTLKEQWQWLKPQQNTPKPPKSP; encoded by the coding sequence ATGCCCGACCGCCTTTTTAACGCCAACAAACACCGCCTCAAACTAGCAGCCTTCGGCGCAACCGCCGCCGTATTGCTGTTTGTCGGCATGAGCGCGTCGGTGTACCACATTTTCAGCCCCGAGCGCATACAGGCATGGGCAGACCAAGCCCTGCAAAATACCCGCCGTACCATTCGCTTCGACAGCGAAATCGGCAGAAGCTGGTTTCCCCGCCCAACCCTTACCCTGCACAACATCATCATCTCGCGCCCCGACCGCCGCGATGCCGCCATCCGCATCAAGCGCACCCAAATCGGCTTCGCATGGCAGAGCCTTTGGCAGCGCCAACCCATCATCGAAAAATGGATTATCGACCATGCCGAAGCCTCCATACAGCAAAACCAAGACCGCAGTTGGAGCATACAAGACCTTGCCGAACGCCGCAGCGCCGCCGTCAACCGCCTGATTATCGCCAACAGCCGTCTGCAAATCCAAACCCCCGCAGGCAGCCAAACAATCCAAGCCCTCAATCTCAACCTGCAAGCCGAAAAAGCAGACGGCCGCCGCTTTCAAATCAGCGGCACCTTACCCCATCAAACCCACCCCGTAACATGGCAGGGGCAGGGCGTATGGAAAGCAGAAGCCCAAAGCTGGCGCATACCCGATTTCCGCCTGCAAGCCCAAGGCCGTCTGCAAAATCAGCCATTAGAAATCCAAGCAGAAGCCGCCCTGCAATGGCAGCCGCAGCAGCACCGCCTGCAAGCCGCTCATACCATAATCAGCGCAGACAGCAGCCATCAAAACCTCCACCTTACCGCCCAAATCCCCCAATGGGAGCTTACCCCCGAGCGGCTGCACATCAACACCCTGAGCAGTACCCTTACCGCCGCCGACCAGCATAGCCGCTGGAGCGCCACCCTTACCCTCGACAAAGCCAACCTCCGCCCCAAAGTCGCCACCATTGCCGCCGCAGAAATCAAAGGCAGCCACCAAACCGTTTACCACCAAACCCAATTTACCGCCGCCGCCCCCTTGCTCTGGCAGCAGGGCGCAGGCATCGAAACCAAACCGCTCAAGCTCACCCTCCGCCGCCAAACCCTTACCGAGCCTACCGCCCCCCATTTCAATACCGACCTACAAGGCAGCCTGAACATCGCCCCCGACCAAAGCTGGCAGGGCGCATTCCAAGGCCTGTTCGACCGCAGCCCCGCCGTCTTGAATCTACAAGGCCGCCGCAATCCCGCAGGCATCGCCCAAATAGAAGCCGCCGTTGCCCTGCAAAAGCTCAACCTTACCCCCTATTGGCAGGAAATCAGCCAAGCAAACCCCGAATATCCCGCATGGCTCGCGCAGCCGAACGCCCCCCAAATCGCCGCCAATCTCCGCATCGGCAGCATACAGCTTCCCCGCGCGCAGATGGACAACCTGACCGCCCAAATCCGCGCAAACAGCAAAGAGCTGGCCGTATCCCCCTTCCAAGCCGAACTCTACGGCGGCAAAACCAACGGCACATTTTCCCTGTCCAACACCCAACCCCTCCGCTACCGCCTGCAGCAGCACATCAGCGGCGTACACATCCGCCCCCTGCTGCAAGACACCTTCAACTTCCGCAACCTGAGCGGTACCGCCCAAGCCGCCATCGACCTGAACGCCCAAAACATCCGCCCCATCAGTCAAACCCTGAGCGGCAGCATCAACCTCGATATTACAGACGGCATCTGGCACGGCATCGACCTGCACAACATTCTCCAAAGCGGCAAAATCAACCAAACCGCCCAAAATCCCCAAACCCCCTTTACCCGCTTTACCTACCAAAGCAACATACAAAACGGCATCGGCAGCCACCAAAACACCCGCCTGTATGCCGAAAGCCTGCACGCCCTAAGCAGCGGCCATACCGACTTCGCCCGCAACAAACTCAACGAAACCCTGATCATCTACAACCCCCGCAATCCCCAAGCCAAACCCATACCCCTGCAAATCAGCGGCAGCCTCGACAACCCCGCCCTTACCCTAGATTACCGCCGATTAACCCAAGGAATGCACACCCCCGCCGAAAAACAAAAAGCCATCGCCCAAACCCTCAAAGAGCAATGGCAATGGCTCAAGCCCCAACAAAACACCCCAAAACCCCCAAAATCCCCCTAG
- the dusB gene encoding tRNA dihydrouridine synthase DusB, with protein MNIGTYHIETPIALAPMAGITDKPFRRLCRAYGAGWAVGEMLTSDPSLRHTKKSQYRSDFSAENGIIAVQILGNDPAVMAEAARYNIAQGAQVIDINMGCPAKKVCNVAAGSALMQNEKLVARILEAVVGASTVPVTLKTRLGWADEHKNLPAIAKIAEESGIAALAVHGRTRTQMYKGEAEYGLIAEVKSRLHIPVWVNGDITSPQKAAAVQAQTGADGVMIGRGAQGQPWLFRDIKHYLAHKTLPPPLSLAECSRTILAHLQAMHTFYGSADGLRIARKHLGWYLSPMPEGEAVRRAINQINDAAEQYDAVAAYLDKLPQYTDQWASSYR; from the coding sequence ATGAATATCGGCACATACCACATCGAAACCCCCATCGCCCTTGCCCCGATGGCAGGCATTACCGACAAACCCTTCCGCCGCCTGTGCAGAGCATACGGCGCAGGCTGGGCGGTTGGCGAAATGCTCACCAGCGATCCCAGCTTGCGGCACACCAAAAAATCACAATACCGCAGCGACTTTTCCGCAGAAAACGGCATCATCGCCGTACAAATCCTCGGCAACGACCCCGCCGTGATGGCAGAAGCCGCCCGCTACAATATCGCGCAAGGCGCACAAGTCATCGACATCAACATGGGCTGCCCCGCCAAAAAAGTCTGCAATGTTGCCGCCGGCAGCGCGCTCATGCAAAACGAAAAACTCGTTGCCCGCATACTCGAAGCCGTAGTCGGCGCGTCAACCGTACCCGTTACCCTCAAAACCCGCTTAGGCTGGGCAGACGAACACAAAAACCTCCCCGCCATCGCCAAAATAGCCGAAGAATCCGGCATTGCCGCCTTAGCCGTCCACGGCCGCACCCGCACCCAAATGTACAAAGGCGAAGCCGAATACGGCCTGATAGCCGAAGTCAAAAGCCGTCTGCACATACCCGTATGGGTCAACGGCGACATCACCAGCCCGCAAAAAGCCGCCGCCGTCCAAGCGCAAACCGGCGCAGACGGCGTTATGATAGGGCGGGGCGCACAAGGCCAGCCGTGGTTGTTTCGCGACATCAAACACTATTTGGCGCATAAAACCCTGCCGCCGCCCCTCAGCCTTGCCGAATGCAGCCGCACCATACTTGCCCACCTGCAAGCCATGCACACCTTCTACGGCAGCGCAGACGGCCTCCGCATAGCCCGCAAACATCTAGGCTGGTATCTCAGCCCCATGCCCGAAGGCGAGGCCGTCCGCCGCGCCATCAACCAAATCAACGATGCCGCCGAACAATACGATGCCGTAGCCGCCTATCTCGACAAGCTCCCCCAATATACCGACCAATGGGCGAGCAGCTACCGATAG
- a CDS encoding TatD family hydrolase: MRFTDSHCHLAEPVWQNNLPSVLSEAEAAGVYRFLVPATAPHDWQQVADLPERPSANQQIRIAFGIHPWFAADISEQNWQSLETLLQQYPQAWVGEAGLDYLQQHKAAWAVQQQVFIRQLELAQRLKRRIIVHNVKASAAVIAAVKAANFTQGGIIHAFSGSLEEAESLIRYGFYIGIGSLLLNPTAKKVRQAAAKLPPERIVLETDSPFMLKNAVNTPANIRRIAAETAALRGISIEELSRQTEKNINLLFADGITPPETPTS, from the coding sequence ATACGTTTTACCGACAGCCATTGCCACTTGGCCGAACCCGTATGGCAAAACAACCTGCCTAGCGTATTGTCAGAAGCCGAAGCAGCAGGCGTATACCGCTTTCTTGTTCCCGCCACTGCGCCACACGATTGGCAGCAAGTCGCAGATTTACCCGAAAGGCCGTCTGCAAATCAGCAAATCCGCATCGCATTCGGCATACATCCGTGGTTTGCCGCCGATATATCCGAGCAAAACTGGCAGAGCTTGGAAACCCTGTTGCAGCAATATCCGCAAGCATGGGTAGGTGAAGCAGGGCTGGACTATCTCCAGCAGCACAAAGCAGCATGGGCGGTTCAGCAGCAGGTTTTCATCAGGCAGCTTGAATTGGCGCAGCGGCTCAAGCGGCGGATTATCGTCCACAACGTCAAAGCCTCCGCCGCCGTGATTGCCGCCGTCAAAGCCGCAAATTTTACCCAAGGCGGCATTATCCATGCCTTTTCAGGCAGCCTAGAAGAAGCCGAAAGCCTGATACGGTACGGCTTTTACATCGGCATCGGCTCATTGCTGCTAAACCCGACAGCGAAAAAAGTCCGCCAAGCCGCCGCCAAGCTGCCGCCGGAGCGCATCGTATTGGAAACCGACAGCCCCTTCATGCTGAAAAACGCCGTCAACACCCCGGCCAACATCCGCCGCATTGCCGCCGAAACCGCCGCCTTGCGCGGCATCAGCATAGAAGAACTTTCCCGCCAAACCGAAAAAAACATCAACCTGCTTTTTGCAGACGGTATAACCCCACCCGAAACCCCGACATCATGA
- the ppsA gene encoding phosphoenolpyruvate synthase gives MAENYVIWFENLRMTDVERVGGKNASLGEMISQLAEKGVRVPGGFATTAEAYRAFLAHEGLSDRISAALAKLDVDDVAELARVGKEIRQWILDTPFPDQLNAEIEEAWNKMVADAGTPDISVAVRSSATAEDLPDASFAGQQETFLNINGLDNVKEAMHHVFASLYNDRAISYRVHKGFEHDIVALSAGVQRMVRSDSGSSGVMFSIDTESGYDQVVFITASYGLGENVVQGAVNPDEFYVFKPTLKQGKPAILRKTMGSKQIKMIFTDKAEAGKSVTNIDVPEEDRNRFSITDEEITELAHYALIIEKHYGRPMDIEWGRDGIDGKLYILQARPETVKSQEDGTRSLRRYTISGEKKVLCEGRAIGQKVGQGKVRLVKDASQMESVEAGDVLVTDMTDPDWEPVMKRASAIVTNRGGRTCHAAIIARELGIPAVVGCGDATSLLSEGQEVTVSCAEGDTGLIYEGLLNVEVTDVALDNMPKAPVKVMMNVGNPELAFSFSGLPSEGIGLARMEFIINRQIGIHPKALLEFDKQDDELKAEISSRIAGYASPVDFYVDKIAEGVATLAASVYPRKTIVRMSDFKSNEYANLVGGNIYEPHEENPMLGFRGAARYVSEDFADAFALECKALKRVRDEMGLTNVEIMIPFVRTLSEAEAVIKILKSHGLERGKNGLRLIMMCEVPSNALLAEQFLQYFDGFSIGSNDMTQLTLGVDRDSGGPIASTFDERNPAVKVMLHLAISACRKQNKYVGICGQGPSDHPDFAKWLVEEGIESVSLNPDTVIETWLYLANELNK, from the coding sequence ATGGCTGAGAACTATGTAATTTGGTTTGAAAACCTACGCATGACCGATGTCGAGCGCGTAGGCGGTAAAAACGCCTCTTTGGGCGAAATGATCAGCCAGCTGGCTGAAAAAGGCGTGCGTGTGCCGGGCGGTTTTGCCACGACTGCCGAAGCCTACCGTGCATTTTTGGCTCATGAAGGTTTGAGCGACCGTATTTCCGCAGCCTTGGCAAAATTGGACGTGGACGATGTGGCAGAGTTGGCGCGCGTGGGCAAAGAAATCCGCCAATGGATTTTGGATACGCCGTTCCCCGACCAGTTGAATGCCGAAATCGAAGAGGCATGGAACAAAATGGTTGCCGATGCCGGTACGCCGGATATTTCCGTAGCCGTGCGCTCGTCTGCAACAGCCGAAGACCTGCCGGACGCTTCGTTTGCCGGCCAGCAAGAAACTTTCCTGAACATCAACGGCTTGGATAATGTTAAAGAAGCCATGCACCATGTGTTCGCCTCCCTGTATAACGACCGCGCCATTTCCTACCGTGTTCATAAAGGCTTTGAACACGACATCGTAGCCTTGTCTGCCGGCGTGCAGCGCATGGTGCGTTCCGACAGCGGCTCTTCGGGCGTAATGTTCAGTATCGATACCGAATCAGGTTACGACCAAGTTGTCTTTATTACCGCATCTTACGGCTTGGGCGAAAACGTGGTTCAAGGCGCGGTTAACCCCGACGAATTTTATGTATTCAAGCCGACGCTCAAACAAGGCAAACCGGCGATTCTGCGTAAGACCATGGGTTCCAAGCAGATTAAAATGATTTTCACCGACAAAGCAGAAGCAGGCAAATCCGTTACCAATATCGATGTGCCGGAAGAAGACCGCAACCGCTTCTCGATTACCGATGAAGAAATCACCGAATTGGCACATTACGCGCTGATTATCGAAAAACACTACGGCCGCCCGATGGACATCGAGTGGGGTCGCGACGGTATCGATGGCAAGCTCTACATCCTGCAAGCCCGTCCCGAAACCGTCAAATCTCAAGAAGACGGCACCCGCAGCCTGCGCCGCTACACCATCAGCGGCGAGAAAAAAGTCTTGTGCGAAGGCCGCGCCATCGGTCAGAAAGTCGGCCAAGGCAAAGTACGCTTGGTGAAAGACGCTTCGCAAATGGAAAGCGTGGAAGCGGGTGATGTATTGGTAACCGACATGACCGACCCTGATTGGGAGCCGGTAATGAAACGCGCTTCCGCCATCGTAACCAACCGCGGCGGCCGTACCTGCCATGCCGCGATTATCGCGCGCGAATTGGGCATTCCCGCAGTAGTAGGTTGCGGCGATGCGACTTCATTGCTGTCTGAAGGCCAAGAAGTAACCGTATCTTGTGCCGAAGGCGATACCGGCCTGATTTACGAAGGTCTGCTGAACGTAGAAGTAACCGATGTTGCTTTGGACAATATGCCGAAAGCGCCGGTTAAAGTGATGATGAACGTCGGCAACCCCGAATTGGCATTCAGCTTCTCCGGCCTGCCGAGCGAAGGCATCGGCTTGGCGCGTATGGAATTTATCATCAACCGCCAAATCGGTATCCACCCGAAAGCCTTGTTGGAATTTGACAAACAAGACGACGAGCTGAAAGCCGAAATCAGCAGCCGTATTGCAGGCTATGCCTCTCCGGTAGATTTCTATGTCGACAAAATCGCCGAAGGCGTGGCAACGCTGGCCGCATCGGTTTATCCGCGTAAAACCATCGTCCGCATGTCCGACTTCAAATCCAACGAATACGCCAACTTGGTCGGCGGCAACATCTACGAACCGCACGAAGAAAACCCGATGTTGGGCTTCCGCGGCGCGGCGCGTTATGTTTCCGAAGACTTTGCCGACGCATTCGCCTTGGAATGCAAAGCCTTGAAACGCGTTCGCGACGAAATGGGGCTGACCAACGTCGAAATCATGATTCCGTTTGTCCGCACCTTGAGCGAAGCCGAAGCCGTGATTAAAATCCTGAAGAGCCACGGCTTGGAGCGCGGCAAAAACGGCCTGCGCCTGATTATGATGTGCGAAGTGCCGAGCAACGCGCTGCTGGCGGAGCAGTTCTTGCAATACTTCGACGGCTTCTCCATCGGCTCAAACGACATGACCCAGCTCACCTTGGGCGTGGACCGCGACAGCGGCGGCCCGATTGCCTCAACCTTCGATGAGCGCAATCCTGCCGTTAAAGTCATGCTGCATCTGGCCATTTCCGCCTGCCGCAAGCAAAACAAATATGTCGGCATCTGCGGCCAAGGCCCGTCGGATCACCCCGATTTTGCCAAATGGCTGGTAGAAGAGGGTATTGAGAGCGTATCGCTGAACCCGGATACCGTTATCGAAACATGGCTGTATCTGGCAAACGAGCTGAACAAATAA
- the ppsR gene encoding posphoenolpyruvate synthetase regulatory kinase/phosphorylase PpsR yields MTAPRHIFYISDRTGLTAENIGEALLNQFGNLEFKRSTFPFIDTPEKAQAVVEKISQAATASGQRPIAFVSVVNTNIRSIIQSANAFQINFFDTFLPDLEKELHTEAVQAVQGHHGIGDTERYDARMEAVNFSLSHDDGISDKNLKEADVILMGVSRSGKTPTCLYLAMQYGIRAANYPLIPDDLESSDLPRMIKPYKDKIFGLTIQPERLQAIRQERRPNSTYAEIRTCRSEVADAQAMFKRHGIPFTNTTDKSVEELAVHILQACKLKRRF; encoded by the coding sequence ATGACCGCACCGCGCCATATTTTCTATATTTCCGACCGCACCGGCCTGACCGCCGAAAATATCGGCGAAGCCCTGCTCAACCAGTTTGGCAATCTCGAGTTTAAGCGTTCTACGTTCCCGTTTATCGATACACCGGAAAAAGCTCAGGCGGTTGTTGAGAAAATCAGCCAAGCCGCAACCGCCAGCGGCCAGCGGCCGATTGCGTTTGTCAGCGTGGTCAATACCAATATCCGCAGCATTATCCAATCTGCCAACGCTTTCCAAATCAATTTTTTCGATACCTTTCTGCCTGATTTGGAAAAAGAACTGCACACCGAAGCAGTGCAGGCCGTACAGGGCCATCACGGTATCGGCGATACGGAACGCTACGATGCGCGCATGGAAGCGGTGAACTTCTCTCTGAGCCACGACGACGGCATCAGCGATAAAAACCTGAAAGAAGCCGATGTGATTCTGATGGGCGTATCCCGTTCCGGCAAAACGCCGACTTGTCTGTATCTGGCCATGCAGTACGGTATCCGCGCCGCCAACTATCCGCTGATTCCCGATGATTTGGAATCTTCCGATCTGCCGCGCATGATTAAACCTTATAAAGACAAAATCTTCGGCCTGACCATACAACCCGAACGGCTGCAGGCTATCCGCCAAGAACGCCGCCCAAACTCTACTTATGCGGAAATCCGCACCTGCCGCAGCGAAGTTGCCGATGCACAGGCCATGTTCAAACGCCACGGCATTCCGTTTACCAACACAACGGATAAATCGGTGGAAGAGCTGGCCGTACACATTCTGCAGGCATGCAAATTAAAACGCCGTTTCTGA